A single region of the Clostridia bacterium genome encodes:
- a CDS encoding HAMP domain-containing histidine kinase produces MFNKTRRKIVFTVVLSLLALMAVTLGTIYFSNRAALLRESESILNAYVERFTLDGQPAFPNESDKPDAKPDSAPPPEPRDNDAFRRIEPAFRLSTFYSVAYSESGEVLAINNGNRNMQSDESLLELASSVLEKGKRSGAVGSMTYILEEREDYTLVAMLDGTINDNNQKTLIKLMLIIGAAALAALFVISIFIARRIVRPLEENDKRQKRFVSDAGHELKTPIAVISANSELLRRQGGESEWLDNIDYENGRMSELVKQLLALSHAENGDLPTETLDFSQLVSGEVLPFEPLAFEKGVRIESDVEDGVTVEGNPNQLRQLVSILLDNALSHGTGDEIAVSLKRDKHSAVLAVANDAAGLDAEKASRLFDRFYRGDEARGDAGSHYGLGLSIAKAVAEAHKGEIRADFKDGRAVFTVTLPTKKA; encoded by the coding sequence ATGTTCAATAAAACGAGAAGAAAGATAGTTTTCACCGTCGTTCTGTCCCTGCTGGCGCTGATGGCGGTAACTCTCGGGACGATATACTTTTCCAACCGCGCCGCGCTCCTGCGCGAGAGCGAGAGCATACTGAACGCCTACGTCGAACGCTTCACGCTCGACGGACAGCCGGCCTTCCCGAACGAAAGCGACAAGCCCGACGCAAAACCCGACTCAGCTCCGCCGCCGGAGCCGCGCGACAACGACGCTTTCCGAAGGATCGAACCGGCGTTCCGCCTCTCGACCTTCTATTCGGTAGCGTACTCCGAAAGCGGCGAAGTGCTCGCGATAAACAACGGCAACAGGAATATGCAGAGCGACGAATCGCTGCTCGAGCTCGCGTCGTCGGTCCTTGAAAAAGGAAAGCGCAGCGGCGCGGTCGGCAGTATGACGTATATACTCGAGGAGCGCGAGGACTACACCCTCGTCGCCATGCTCGACGGCACGATAAACGACAACAACCAGAAAACTCTGATAAAACTGATGCTGATAATCGGCGCTGCGGCGCTGGCGGCGCTCTTCGTAATCTCGATCTTCATAGCGCGGCGCATCGTCCGTCCGCTTGAGGAGAACGATAAGCGGCAGAAGCGCTTCGTCTCCGACGCGGGACACGAGCTGAAAACGCCCATCGCCGTCATCTCCGCCAACAGCGAGCTGCTCCGCAGGCAGGGCGGAGAAAGCGAATGGCTCGACAACATCGACTACGAAAACGGGCGAATGAGCGAGCTCGTCAAGCAGCTGCTCGCGCTCTCCCACGCGGAAAACGGCGACCTGCCGACCGAAACGCTGGACTTCTCGCAGCTCGTAAGCGGAGAGGTGCTCCCTTTCGAGCCGCTCGCCTTTGAAAAAGGCGTGAGGATTGAATCCGACGTCGAGGACGGCGTCACCGTCGAAGGCAACCCGAACCAGCTCCGGCAGCTCGTTTCGATACTGCTCGACAACGCGCTTTCGCACGGGACCGGCGATGAGATCGCCGTTTCGCTCAAGCGCGATAAGCATTCCGCGGTCCTCGCGGTCGCCAACGACGCGGCGGGGCTCGACGCGGAAAAGGCCTCCCGCCTTTTCGACCGCTTCTACCGCGGCGACGAGGCGCGCGGCGACGCCGGCTCTCACTACGGGCTCGGGCTTTCCATCGCCAAGGCGGTCGCCGAAGCCCACAAGGGCGAGATCCGCGCCGACTTCAAGGACGGCAGAGCCGTCTTCACCGTAACGCTGCCGACAAAGAAAGCGTAA
- a CDS encoding response regulator transcription factor, whose amino-acid sequence MKLLLAEDEKRMNRALCEILRQEGYEVTSVENGEDALYEIEGGLYDLIVLDVMMPGMNGFDVAKSARRSGIRTPILMLTAKSELDDKVEGLDSGADDYLTKPFLTKELLARLRALGRRNVPTDDGRLKFDDITLDTKNAELRCENGKSVRLGEKEMRILEYLITNQGRVLTRDQIALKVWGYESDAEYNNVEVYTSFARKKLAFVGSRCEIKAIRGIGYELRCRDVQ is encoded by the coding sequence ATGAAGCTTCTGCTTGCCGAAGACGAAAAAAGAATGAACCGCGCGCTCTGCGAGATACTTCGCCAGGAGGGCTACGAAGTCACCTCCGTCGAAAACGGCGAGGACGCGCTTTATGAGATCGAGGGCGGCCTTTACGACCTTATCGTGCTTGACGTCATGATGCCGGGAATGAACGGCTTCGACGTGGCGAAAAGCGCGCGCAGGTCGGGTATCCGCACGCCCATCCTCATGCTGACCGCCAAAAGCGAGCTCGACGACAAGGTCGAGGGGCTCGACAGCGGCGCGGACGACTATCTGACGAAGCCGTTTTTGACGAAGGAGCTGCTCGCTCGGCTCCGCGCGCTCGGCAGGCGCAACGTTCCGACGGACGACGGCCGCCTGAAATTTGACGATATAACACTCGATACGAAAAACGCGGAGCTCCGCTGCGAAAACGGCAAGAGCGTGCGCCTCGGCGAAAAGGAAATGCGCATTCTCGAATATCTTATTACAAATCAGGGGCGCGTCCTGACGCGCGATCAGATCGCGCTCAAGGTGTGGGGATACGAAAGCGACGCCGAATACAACAACGTCGAGGTCTACACCTCCTTCGCGCGCAAGAAGCTGGCGTTCGTCGGCTCGCGCTGCGAGATAAAGGCGATACGCGGGATAGGTTATGAATTGAGGTGCCGTGATGTTCAATAA
- a CDS encoding glycosyltransferase, which yields MGNSIERQPAGDRICAGMVVFNGDFEKAAANVENVLPSVDAFFIVDNGSDDLSPLESHFSGNGKVRFIKNGENKGIAFALNRVLDAASDEGFDWVLTLDQDTVCDGNLINVYRRYIGEPDIGIVSPFIIHRGSNSPEHYKDGNMPETEIIDDFGRCITSAALTNVRAAKEIGGWNDELFIDAVDFDFNYRLMSAGYRILRANDTYIVQEIGERVPIKIYKLLYRFIGDHKYHGPKYYSVHSDFRLYYIARNYRWFLKKHKVKSPTVNRWVNFRDMLLRFLLYPRKRSRIKMLRAVRRGRRDAKKMTY from the coding sequence ATGGGTAATTCAATCGAAAGACAGCCGGCAGGCGATCGTATATGCGCGGGGATGGTCGTCTTCAACGGCGACTTCGAAAAAGCCGCGGCAAACGTTGAGAACGTCCTTCCATCCGTTGACGCCTTCTTCATCGTCGACAACGGCTCGGACGACCTCTCCCCTCTCGAATCGCATTTCTCCGGCAACGGCAAAGTGCGTTTCATAAAAAACGGTGAGAATAAAGGCATTGCCTTTGCGCTCAACCGCGTGCTCGACGCCGCAAGCGACGAGGGTTTCGACTGGGTATTGACACTTGATCAGGACACCGTCTGTGACGGGAATCTGATAAACGTATACAGGCGTTACATAGGTGAGCCGGATATCGGCATCGTTTCCCCGTTCATCATCCACAGGGGCAGCAACTCCCCCGAGCATTACAAAGACGGGAATATGCCGGAGACGGAGATCATCGACGATTTCGGCAGATGCATAACCTCAGCTGCGCTGACGAACGTCAGGGCGGCGAAGGAGATCGGCGGCTGGAACGACGAACTTTTCATCGACGCGGTCGACTTCGATTTCAACTACCGCCTGATGTCCGCAGGGTATCGCATCCTGCGCGCTAATGATACGTATATCGTGCAGGAGATCGGCGAGCGCGTACCGATAAAGATTTATAAGTTACTTTACCGTTTCATCGGCGATCACAAGTACCACGGGCCGAAGTATTATTCAGTCCATTCGGATTTCCGCCTTTATTACATCGCGCGAAATTACAGGTGGTTTTTGAAGAAGCACAAGGTGAAATCACCCACCGTCAACCGATGGGTGAATTTCAGGGATATGCTGCTCCGCTTCTTGCTTTATCCGCGCAAGCGCAGCAGGATAAAGATGCTCCGTGCCGTCCGCAGAGGCCGCCGCGACGCAAAGAAAATGACCTATTGA
- a CDS encoding glycosyltransferase: MSEVENKMHCSQFNGSDYESIYNYSPIRENIAAWCDIGGRILEIGGERGAVTGALLRKGDVTSVEADPERAAALRERYPQATVAGVLDNVGSDFDCAVLIGSLEDCANGNEVGFLKRVCEHLKPDGKLIIAVDNSLAAGRLSGRAAETYTRKGYSLAEFRTILESAGLKYSSMLYPAPDYRFTNVIFSDRQLPDSESIKRRLIYFPSDPTATFSENAYLRRLIEADRNSYPLVADAFLVEASRSEAPKTPKLVCFSVYRKPEYQVFTVVSDENAYKYAAVPEAYPHIESVGRNISELAENDIETPDSYSDHVVTSRICEGEPFDMHLLAEYRRDGISALKKAADDFFAAVSDACGEGGNTDTIFDRFSVELTDEQRAELHFLKRGYMDMIFQNCFVEDGRCVFYDQEWRFDNTPLEYVIFRALTNSEAILETVSEDLLELFGISAYLPLFEELNRAFADEVYSDFYKKWYAVRRVSPDKRIGALQAQLDTAESDKETLRQSNESLRKDIYTAEETIIGLRSELKAIENKKLRRRSINYMHAHPKLHKFIKTVFAPYNYIRCKYRLRREKNSAANNPETAYSLWIKRNSPDKEALENQKNRAFSSTPVFSILTPLYNTDKKMLEEMIASVKAQTYPHWELCLTDASDARHDYVGKVARSFAEKDTRIKYLRLDNNLGIAGNTNAAAELAGGDFIALLDHDDALAPDALYEMADAVNAEPEADFIYTDEDKFTDIDGEYFEPHFKPDFSIFTLRSFNYICHFTALKKTLFDAIGGFAAGYDGAQDYDLFLRAAERAALIKHIPKPLYHWRVHPSSTAATAGSKNYAEEAGRRAVEAHIKRVGIDGEALSSDMPFRYRVRYPLTYKPLISVLIPNKDSAKDLKKCVDSVLASDYDNIEIVIIENNSVTAEIRQLYDQLSLDPRITVARYENHGFNYSAINNYGASLAHGELLLLLNNDIEAIGTEWLSEMASVLMQDGVVAVGARLLYPDNTVQHSGVIIGLGGVAGHIEKMFDDSDCGYFGYGRSIREVGAVTAACMLVRRDAFDAAGGFDEKFAVAFNDIDLCMKLRANGGKIVYTPYARLYHYESKSRGRDDDTPEKIKRFKTEIDRFQAKWAAELSAGDPFFNKNLRLDSNEYLPRTDKVV; this comes from the coding sequence ATGAGTGAAGTTGAAAACAAGATGCACTGTAGTCAATTCAATGGAAGCGACTACGAAAGCATATACAATTATTCGCCGATACGCGAAAACATAGCGGCATGGTGCGACATAGGCGGAAGGATACTCGAGATAGGCGGGGAACGCGGCGCTGTCACCGGCGCGCTCCTCCGCAAGGGCGACGTAACTTCTGTCGAAGCCGACCCCGAGCGCGCCGCCGCACTGCGTGAGAGATATCCTCAAGCCACTGTTGCGGGCGTGCTCGACAACGTCGGAAGCGACTTCGACTGCGCGGTTTTGATCGGCTCGCTCGAGGACTGCGCGAACGGCAACGAAGTCGGTTTCTTGAAACGCGTCTGTGAGCACCTCAAGCCCGACGGAAAACTTATCATCGCGGTCGATAACTCCCTTGCCGCCGGCAGACTCTCCGGCAGAGCCGCCGAAACCTATACGCGCAAGGGCTATTCGCTTGCGGAGTTCCGCACTATACTTGAGAGCGCGGGACTGAAGTATTCTTCTATGCTTTATCCAGCTCCGGATTACCGCTTCACCAACGTGATATTCAGCGACCGCCAGCTGCCCGACAGCGAAAGCATAAAGCGCCGGCTGATATACTTTCCGTCCGATCCGACAGCGACGTTCAGCGAAAACGCCTACCTGCGCCGCCTTATAGAAGCCGACAGGAACTCATATCCGCTCGTTGCCGACGCATTTCTCGTCGAGGCGTCGCGCTCCGAAGCGCCGAAGACCCCGAAGCTCGTCTGCTTCTCCGTCTACCGCAAGCCGGAATACCAGGTATTCACCGTCGTCAGCGACGAAAACGCGTATAAGTACGCCGCCGTTCCGGAGGCGTACCCACATATAGAGAGCGTCGGCAGAAACATATCCGAGCTCGCTGAAAACGACATCGAAACGCCCGATTCATATTCCGATCACGTCGTTACCAGCCGCATATGCGAGGGAGAGCCCTTCGATATGCATCTGCTCGCCGAATACCGCCGGGATGGAATCAGCGCCTTAAAAAAGGCGGCGGATGATTTCTTTGCCGCCGTATCCGACGCATGCGGCGAGGGCGGTAACACAGACACAATTTTCGACAGATTCTCCGTCGAGCTGACCGATGAGCAGCGTGCCGAGCTGCACTTTCTCAAGCGCGGCTATATGGATATGATCTTTCAGAATTGTTTCGTCGAGGACGGGCGCTGTGTATTCTACGATCAAGAATGGCGTTTTGATAACACGCCGCTCGAATACGTAATTTTCAGAGCGCTTACCAACAGCGAAGCTATTCTTGAAACGGTAAGCGAGGATCTCTTAGAGCTGTTCGGAATTTCCGCATATCTGCCGCTTTTTGAAGAGCTGAACCGCGCCTTTGCCGACGAGGTTTACAGCGACTTCTATAAAAAGTGGTATGCCGTGCGCCGCGTCTCACCCGACAAGCGCATAGGCGCGCTTCAGGCGCAACTCGACACCGCCGAGAGCGATAAGGAAACGCTCAGGCAGAGCAACGAATCCCTACGCAAAGACATTTATACGGCAGAAGAGACCATTATCGGATTGCGAAGCGAGCTGAAGGCAATTGAAAACAAAAAACTCCGCAGGAGAAGCATAAACTACATGCATGCTCATCCAAAGCTCCACAAATTTATCAAGACAGTGTTCGCGCCGTACAACTACATTCGATGCAAATACAGACTTCGCCGCGAAAAGAACTCTGCCGCAAATAATCCCGAAACCGCCTATTCGCTCTGGATAAAGCGCAACTCTCCGGATAAAGAAGCCCTTGAAAATCAGAAAAACCGCGCGTTTTCGTCGACTCCGGTGTTCAGCATACTTACTCCTCTCTATAACACGGACAAAAAGATGCTCGAGGAAATGATTGCCTCCGTCAAGGCGCAGACCTATCCGCACTGGGAGCTCTGTCTTACCGACGCGAGTGACGCCAGGCACGACTATGTCGGCAAAGTCGCGCGTTCCTTTGCCGAAAAGGACACGCGCATAAAATACCTTCGCCTTGATAACAATCTCGGTATTGCAGGAAATACGAACGCCGCCGCCGAGCTCGCCGGCGGGGACTTTATCGCGCTGCTCGATCACGACGACGCGCTCGCGCCGGACGCACTGTACGAAATGGCGGATGCCGTGAATGCCGAGCCGGAAGCAGATTTCATTTACACCGACGAGGACAAATTCACCGATATCGACGGTGAGTATTTTGAGCCGCATTTTAAACCGGATTTTTCGATTTTCACGCTGCGATCCTTCAACTACATCTGCCATTTCACCGCACTGAAAAAGACGCTGTTTGACGCTATCGGCGGCTTTGCCGCGGGCTACGACGGCGCCCAGGATTATGACCTCTTCCTGCGCGCCGCGGAAAGGGCGGCGCTGATAAAGCATATCCCGAAGCCGCTGTATCACTGGCGCGTACACCCATCCTCCACCGCCGCAACCGCAGGCAGCAAGAATTACGCCGAAGAGGCGGGGCGCAGGGCTGTTGAAGCGCACATCAAGCGCGTAGGAATAGACGGTGAGGCGCTGAGTTCAGATATGCCTTTCCGCTACCGCGTCAGATATCCGCTGACATACAAACCTCTTATTTCCGTGCTTATACCCAACAAAGACTCTGCCAAAGACTTGAAAAAGTGCGTCGATTCCGTGCTCGCTTCCGATTACGATAATATCGAAATAGTCATTATCGAGAACAACAGCGTAACCGCGGAGATCAGGCAGCTTTATGATCAGCTTTCACTTGATCCGAGAATCACCGTCGCCCGCTATGAAAACCACGGCTTCAACTACTCGGCGATAAACAATTACGGGGCTTCCTTAGCGCACGGCGAACTGCTGCTCCTGTTGAATAATGATATCGAGGCGATAGGAACGGAATGGCTTTCCGAAATGGCGTCCGTGCTCATGCAGGATGGTGTCGTCGCCGTAGGCGCGCGCCTGCTCTATCCCGACAATACGGTGCAGCACTCAGGGGTGATCATCGGTCTGGGCGGCGTCGCCGGACATATTGAAAAGATGTTTGACGACAGCGACTGCGGCTACTTCGGCTACGGCAGAAGCATACGCGAGGTCGGAGCAGTCACCGCAGCGTGTATGCTCGTGCGCCGCGATGCATTCGACGCGGCGGGGGGATTCGACGAGAAATTCGCCGTTGCTTTCAACGATATCGACCTTTGTATGAAGCTCCGCGCGAATGGCGGGAAAATAGTATATACCCCATATGCGCGGCTTTACCATTACGAATCCAAATCCCGCGGGCGCGACGACGATACCCCCGAAAAAATCAAACGCTTCAAGACCGAAATCGACAGATTCCAAGCAAAGTGGGCGGCCGAGCTTTCCGCGGGCGACCCCTTCTTCAACAAGAATCTGCGGCTTGACAGCAATGAATATCTGCCGAGAACTGATAAGGTAGTTTAA
- a CDS encoding class I SAM-dependent methyltransferase, whose product MATINYKWYSGTDEYSDGDIENDILGYFKKYGNRHLEKVFKQDDCWATFYHLTPLRENIVNFYSFKPNSSVLEVGAGFGAVTGALCDKSERVTAVELSKRRAEGLYERHKKRKNLDIIVGNLNDIDFNEKFDYITLIGVLEYALSFTASEHPYEDFLKAVGSLLKPDGKLLIAIENRYGLKYWCGAPEDHTGKPFDGINGYDGVSFVRTFGKAELSELLNSSGFGALKYYYPYPDYKMPLAVFSDDNLPDDAGALAGIVDPHPYESPVIYDEKALIPPLVKNGVFPFFSNSFFVEAGF is encoded by the coding sequence ATGGCAACCATAAACTACAAATGGTATTCCGGCACCGACGAATACAGCGACGGGGATATCGAAAACGATATTCTCGGTTATTTCAAAAAGTACGGAAACAGACATCTTGAAAAGGTGTTCAAGCAAGACGACTGCTGGGCAACGTTTTACCATCTGACGCCGCTGCGCGAAAACATAGTCAACTTCTACTCCTTCAAGCCGAACTCCTCCGTGCTTGAGGTCGGTGCGGGATTCGGCGCCGTGACCGGCGCGCTTTGCGACAAGTCGGAGCGCGTGACAGCCGTTGAGCTGTCAAAGCGACGCGCGGAAGGGCTCTATGAACGCCACAAAAAGCGTAAAAACCTCGACATCATCGTCGGAAACCTGAACGATATCGATTTTAACGAAAAGTTTGATTATATCACGCTGATAGGAGTGCTGGAATACGCGCTTTCGTTCACTGCATCCGAGCATCCCTATGAAGATTTTCTCAAAGCCGTCGGGTCCCTGCTAAAGCCCGACGGCAAGCTGCTGATCGCGATTGAAAACCGTTACGGGCTGAAGTATTGGTGCGGCGCTCCCGAAGACCATACCGGGAAGCCGTTCGACGGAATAAACGGATACGACGGCGTCAGTTTTGTGCGCACGTTCGGAAAGGCGGAGTTATCCGAGCTCCTCAATTCCTCCGGCTTCGGCGCGCTCAAATATTATTACCCTTATCCCGACTATAAAATGCCGCTCGCGGTTTTCAGCGACGACAATCTGCCGGACGATGCAGGTGCGCTTGCGGGAATAGTCGATCCGCATCCGTATGAATCTCCGGTTATTTACGACGAGAAGGCGCTTATACCTCCGCTTGTGAAAAACGGCGTCTTTCCATTTTTCTCTAATTCGTTTTTCGTAGAAGCGGGCTTTTAG
- a CDS encoding ABC transporter ATP-binding protein has translation MEPIISVKNLSKRYKVFGRKKDIIVEAMFPKANRHSLFTAVDNMSFDVYPGESVGVLGCNGAGKSTLLKMITGVVAPTEGEIKLGGRVSSLLELGTAFNPELTGVENIYQHGQIFGLTNAEIKAREQEIIDFADIGDHINQPVKTYSSGMFARLAFACAINVDPDILIVDEVLSVGDMAFQMKCFKKFEQFKERKKTILFVSHNVNDILTNCTRALILQQGRCIFDGDAKEGVERYKKLMSGIDMNENRNGETGRQAAADASVELSAECESGEMKKNHELNGDILIYGNQKAEIIDYGLFGADGKPTNSIKSHEQITIRMKVKFNEPLDEPIFAVGFKNAQGLELCGVNTFSHKVETGHFDKGQTADVKFSLTVPLATNKYSVSFGCTSYNDDGALEIYCRHYDAFFIDIAARPNSVGLFDLESRITIER, from the coding sequence ATGGAGCCAATTATCAGCGTAAAGAACCTGAGCAAGCGTTACAAGGTCTTCGGGCGCAAGAAGGACATCATAGTCGAGGCGATGTTCCCGAAGGCGAACCGCCACTCCCTCTTCACGGCGGTCGATAATATGTCATTCGACGTCTATCCGGGCGAATCCGTCGGCGTCCTCGGCTGCAACGGCGCGGGCAAATCCACGCTGCTGAAGATGATAACCGGCGTCGTCGCGCCCACCGAGGGCGAAATAAAGCTCGGCGGACGCGTCAGTTCCCTGCTGGAGCTCGGCACAGCGTTCAACCCCGAACTTACCGGCGTTGAGAACATCTATCAGCACGGCCAGATCTTCGGTCTGACGAACGCCGAGATCAAGGCGCGCGAACAGGAGATAATCGACTTCGCCGACATCGGCGACCACATAAACCAGCCGGTCAAGACGTATTCGAGCGGTATGTTCGCGCGTCTCGCTTTCGCGTGTGCGATAAATGTCGACCCGGATATATTGATCGTCGACGAGGTGCTCTCCGTCGGCGATATGGCGTTCCAGATGAAGTGCTTCAAGAAGTTCGAGCAGTTCAAGGAGCGCAAAAAGACGATACTTTTCGTTTCGCATAACGTCAACGATATTCTCACTAACTGCACCCGCGCACTAATCCTTCAGCAAGGCAGGTGCATCTTCGACGGCGACGCCAAGGAAGGCGTAGAACGGTACAAAAAGCTGATGAGCGGTATCGATATGAACGAAAACCGCAACGGAGAAACCGGCCGGCAAGCGGCCGCAGACGCATCCGTCGAGTTATCTGCGGAGTGTGAAAGCGGCGAAATGAAGAAGAACCACGAGCTCAACGGCGATATTCTGATCTACGGCAACCAAAAGGCCGAAATCATCGATTATGGCCTCTTCGGAGCAGATGGCAAGCCGACTAACTCTATCAAGAGCCACGAGCAGATAACCATCAGAATGAAGGTAAAGTTCAACGAGCCGCTGGACGAGCCCATCTTCGCCGTCGGATTCAAGAACGCCCAGGGGCTCGAGCTCTGCGGCGTAAACACTTTCAGCCACAAAGTTGAGACCGGCCACTTTGACAAGGGACAGACTGCCGACGTCAAGTTTTCCCTGACTGTTCCGCTCGCAACTAACAAATATTCCGTATCGTTCGGCTGCACCAGCTACAACGATGACGGAGCTCTCGAAATATACTGCCGTCATTACGACGCTTTCTTTATCGACATAGCCGCCCGCCCCAATTCGGTAGGCCTGTTCGATCTCGAAAGCCGAATAACCATTGAAAGATAA
- a CDS encoding ABC transporter permease, translating to MNFIKNVFKNRRLVWQMSRNDFRNKFSSMSLGTVWGFAVPLVFMTIYYVIFNYVLKSGDIVTPSGLQIPFVVWFLSGFSMWLFISDGLTSATTSIRTYSYLVKKTVFNVDIIPVFTLLSNGIVSLVVFGIAGIVCTVYGAVSGIPLFPNILFALYIIPSAFIFLAALTRLTSALATKVADVTAVINIFIQIIFWFSAILWDIKILDAKVPVLGQILRFSPFTYLVYGFRQAFTADYLPIITAKYGLYTAGFWAITLLVFLYGNYVFNKNKKDFADVL from the coding sequence ATGAATTTTATCAAAAACGTATTCAAAAACCGTCGGCTCGTATGGCAGATGAGCCGCAACGACTTCCGCAACAAGTTCTCCAGCATGTCGCTGGGAACGGTGTGGGGCTTCGCCGTGCCGCTCGTTTTTATGACGATCTACTACGTCATATTCAACTACGTACTCAAAAGCGGCGATATCGTCACGCCGTCCGGACTGCAGATACCCTTTGTCGTCTGGTTTTTAAGCGGCTTCTCGATGTGGCTTTTTATCAGCGACGGACTGACGAGCGCGACGACCTCGATACGCACCTATTCCTACCTCGTCAAAAAGACGGTATTCAACGTCGATATAATTCCGGTGTTCACGCTGCTTTCGAACGGGATAGTGTCGCTCGTGGTCTTCGGCATCGCCGGCATCGTCTGCACCGTCTACGGAGCGGTCTCCGGCATACCTCTCTTCCCGAACATTCTTTTCGCCCTTTATATCATACCCTCCGCGTTCATCTTCCTCGCGGCGCTGACGCGCCTGACCTCCGCGCTTGCGACTAAGGTCGCGGACGTTACGGCGGTCATCAATATCTTCATCCAGATAATTTTCTGGTTCTCCGCGATCCTCTGGGACATAAAGATACTCGACGCGAAGGTACCGGTGCTCGGACAGATACTGCGTTTCTCGCCGTTCACCTACCTCGTCTACGGCTTCCGCCAGGCGTTTACGGCGGATTACCTGCCTATAATAACGGCGAAATACGGGCTTTACACCGCGGGCTTCTGGGCAATAACCCTGCTCGTTTTCCTCTACGGCAACTACGTCTTTAACAAAAACAAAAAAGACTTTGCCGACGTGCTTTAA
- a CDS encoding LexA family transcriptional regulator produces MNRICELRKQNKLTQKALAEKLMVDQSAVSYWECGRALPDTAKQILLADLFGVSIDYVLGRDVPKGTPPGVLPEAGAQLVFVQPPVQAPPPPEPTRYIKVYSSLNAAQFASGNAEVIQTLDIPEDWNGEYYGILMRGDSMAPRYLDGDVVIIRRQTVCSNGQDAFVFIGQQEGTLKKVFLDFNRSVTLKPNNQAYRTLYFSEREIAALPLVIGGIAVELRRKIV; encoded by the coding sequence ATGAACAGAATATGCGAACTGCGCAAGCAGAATAAGCTGACGCAGAAAGCGCTTGCCGAAAAACTGATGGTCGACCAGTCCGCGGTTTCCTACTGGGAATGCGGAAGGGCTCTTCCCGATACGGCAAAGCAGATCCTGCTCGCCGATCTTTTCGGCGTCAGCATTGATTACGTGCTCGGAAGAGACGTTCCGAAGGGCACTCCGCCCGGAGTGCTGCCCGAAGCGGGCGCGCAGCTCGTTTTCGTCCAGCCGCCGGTGCAGGCGCCGCCTCCGCCGGAGCCGACGAGATATATCAAGGTCTATTCCTCGCTGAACGCCGCGCAGTTTGCCTCCGGCAACGCCGAGGTCATACAGACTCTTGATATTCCCGAGGACTGGAACGGAGAATATTACGGCATCCTCATGCGCGGAGATTCCATGGCGCCCCGCTATCTTGACGGCGACGTCGTTATCATCCGCCGTCAGACCGTCTGCAGCAACGGGCAGGACGCCTTCGTCTTCATCGGTCAGCAGGAAGGCACGCTGAAAAAGGTCTTCCTCGACTTCAACCGCTCGGTCACGCTGAAGCCGAACAACCAGGCGTACCGCACGCTCTATTTTTCCGAGCGCGAGATAGCCGCCCTTCCCCTCGTTATAGGCGGGATCGCGGTCGAGCTGCGCCGCAAGATAGTATAA